From a single Alloactinosynnema sp. L-07 genomic region:
- a CDS encoding MlaD family protein, with the protein MLTAKVRIQVTAFVLIALLGVTYVGARYAGLGALFGDGGYTVTARLADSGGIFTHAEVTYRGVAIGRVGDLRLVPSGVEVELLIDPSAPAVPAEVNAVVTNRSAVGEQYVDLRPRRDGQPYLVEGSVIRQEDTALPLPVQTLLLNLDKLVESVPADSLRTVVDELYDATLDTGPNLQVLLDSASSFTKEAVEHLPQTIQLITDADLVLTRQIESSSAIKEFGKNTKLIAEQLTSSDGDLRTLLASAPSVATEVGGLIKEIGPATGVLLANLLTTSNVLVTRQGALEQLLVVTPQAVAAAGQVLRPDGAHFGLATTFFEPLPCTTGYGTPYRNGLDTSAAPFNSQARCALAPSTGVGVRGSQNAPGSHAVPPAAKPGS; encoded by the coding sequence ATGCTGACCGCGAAAGTCCGGATCCAGGTCACCGCATTCGTGCTGATCGCCCTGCTCGGGGTCACCTACGTCGGCGCCCGCTACGCCGGGCTCGGCGCGCTGTTCGGCGACGGCGGCTACACCGTCACCGCGCGGCTGGCCGACTCCGGCGGCATCTTCACCCACGCCGAGGTCACCTACCGCGGCGTGGCGATCGGCCGGGTCGGCGACCTGCGCCTGGTGCCCTCTGGGGTGGAGGTAGAGCTGCTGATCGACCCGTCGGCGCCCGCCGTGCCCGCCGAGGTGAACGCCGTGGTGACCAACCGCTCGGCGGTCGGCGAGCAGTACGTGGACCTGCGCCCCCGCCGCGACGGTCAGCCGTATCTGGTGGAGGGCTCGGTGATCCGCCAGGAGGACACCGCGCTGCCGCTGCCGGTGCAGACTCTGCTGCTGAACCTGGACAAGCTGGTCGAGTCGGTCCCGGCGGACTCGCTGCGCACCGTGGTCGACGAACTCTACGACGCGACCCTCGACACCGGCCCGAACCTGCAGGTCCTGCTGGACTCGGCGTCGAGCTTCACCAAGGAGGCCGTGGAGCACCTGCCGCAGACGATTCAGCTGATCACCGACGCCGACTTGGTGCTCACCCGGCAGATCGAGAGCTCATCGGCGATCAAGGAGTTCGGCAAGAACACCAAGCTGATCGCCGAACAGCTCACGTCCTCCGACGGTGACCTGCGGACTCTGCTGGCGTCGGCGCCGTCGGTGGCCACCGAGGTGGGCGGTCTGATCAAGGAGATCGGCCCGGCGACCGGTGTGCTGCTGGCCAACCTGCTGACGACCTCGAACGTGCTGGTGACCCGGCAGGGCGCGTTGGAACAGCTGCTGGTGGTGACACCGCAGGCCGTGGCCGCCGCGGGGCAGGTTCTGCGGCCCGACGGCGCGCACTTCGGTCTGGCGACCACGTTCTTTGAGCCGCTGCCGTGCACGACGGGGTACGGCACGCCGTATCGCAACGGGCTTGACACTTCCGCGGCGCCGTTCAACAGCCAGGCCCGCTGTGCGTTGGCGCCGTCGACTGGGGTGGGCGTGCGCGGTTCGCAGAACGCGCCGGGGTCTCACGCGGTGCCGCCTGCGGCGAAACCAGGGAGTTGA
- a CDS encoding MCE family protein, protein MKRLVIGCCVLLATSCSSLGGAYDLPLPGGADLGDHPYRVTAQFRDVLDLVPQSGVKVNDVAVGRVEKIELAPDGRSALVSVVINGSVPLPANAVARLRQSSVLGEKFVELDKPPGGIAEGRLTDGARIPLERTDRNPEMEEVFGALSMLLNGGGVGQLRQINREFNAALGGNEKEIRSLLTNLNTFVAGLDERKGEITRALDAMGGLAESLASRKDQIANLIENLGPGIDVLTKQRDQFVTMLRSLDMLSGVAVDTINRAKEDLVADLRALEPTLRKLTEAGQNLPKAMELLFTFPFTNGAMDAIRGDYINTYLKLDSRVPKTAVEAAAAPALPLPSVTGGG, encoded by the coding sequence GTGAAGCGCCTCGTGATCGGCTGCTGCGTCCTGCTGGCCACTAGCTGTAGCTCCCTTGGCGGCGCCTACGACCTGCCGCTGCCCGGCGGCGCCGACCTCGGCGACCACCCGTACCGGGTCACCGCCCAGTTCCGCGACGTGCTCGACCTGGTGCCCCAGTCCGGGGTCAAGGTCAACGACGTCGCCGTCGGCCGGGTGGAGAAGATCGAACTGGCGCCGGACGGCCGCAGCGCGCTGGTCAGCGTCGTGATCAACGGGTCGGTGCCACTGCCCGCCAACGCCGTGGCCCGGCTGCGTCAGTCCAGCGTGCTGGGGGAGAAGTTCGTCGAACTGGACAAGCCGCCCGGCGGGATCGCCGAGGGCAGGCTCACCGACGGCGCCCGTATCCCGCTGGAGCGCACCGACCGCAACCCCGAGATGGAAGAGGTCTTCGGCGCGCTGTCGATGCTGCTCAACGGTGGCGGCGTCGGCCAGCTCCGGCAGATCAACCGCGAGTTCAACGCCGCGCTAGGCGGCAACGAGAAGGAGATCCGGTCCCTCCTGACGAACCTGAACACGTTCGTGGCGGGCCTGGACGAGCGCAAGGGTGAGATCACCCGCGCTCTCGACGCGATGGGCGGCCTGGCCGAGTCGCTGGCCTCCCGCAAAGACCAGATCGCCAACCTGATCGAGAACCTCGGCCCCGGTATCGACGTGCTGACCAAGCAGCGCGACCAATTCGTCACGATGCTGCGGTCGCTGGACATGCTCTCCGGGGTCGCGGTGGACACCATCAACCGGGCCAAAGAGGACTTGGTCGCCGACCTGCGGGCGCTGGAGCCGACCCTGCGCAAGCTCACCGAGGCCGGGCAGAACCTGCCGAAGGCGATGGAACTGCTGTTCACCTTCCCCTTCACCAACGGCGCGATGGACGCGATCAGGGGCGACTACATCAACACCTACCTCAAGCTCGACTCGCGCGTCCCGAAGACCGCGGTGGAAGCGGCGGCGGCGCCCGCCCTGCCACTGCCCTCGGTCACTGGAGGTGGCTGA
- a CDS encoding MCE family protein codes for MAGSRTGKWLRRIALLTAALVVPAAGVGWMVVRLQPQKQVTAYFTAAIGVYPGSDVRVLGVKIGTIDAVEPRGKTVRVSMLLDPDIAVPANAKALVVTPSLVSDRYVQLTPAYTAGPRLGGGETIPVTDTAVPVELDDLFTSLDRLTTALGPDGVNKDGALSDLLNSGAKMLDGNGKKLSESIKALGESTRTLSGSQDDLFATVDSVQKFTTMLAANDALVGKLNDQLAEVSGFLAGERDEFGAAMHELAGALSSVETFIKDNRGRIKSSVDKLQGTAQLLSDQRASLAEALDAAPLALTNLLAAYDPTTGTIDGRGNLTEFVVANPPLPLVGGR; via the coding sequence ATGGCGGGCTCACGCACGGGAAAGTGGCTGCGCCGGATCGCCCTGCTGACGGCGGCTCTGGTGGTGCCGGCCGCCGGGGTCGGTTGGATGGTCGTGCGGCTGCAGCCGCAGAAGCAGGTCACCGCCTACTTCACCGCCGCGATCGGCGTCTACCCGGGATCCGACGTGCGGGTGCTCGGGGTCAAGATCGGCACTATCGACGCGGTCGAACCACGGGGCAAGACAGTGCGCGTGTCCATGCTGCTCGACCCCGACATCGCCGTCCCGGCCAACGCCAAGGCGCTCGTCGTCACCCCAAGCCTGGTCAGCGACCGCTATGTCCAGCTCACCCCTGCCTACACCGCGGGCCCCAGGCTCGGCGGCGGCGAGACCATCCCAGTCACCGACACCGCCGTGCCCGTCGAGCTCGACGACCTGTTCACCAGCCTCGACCGGCTCACCACCGCGCTCGGCCCCGACGGGGTCAACAAGGACGGCGCGCTGTCCGACCTGCTCAACAGCGGGGCCAAGATGCTCGACGGCAACGGCAAGAAGCTCAGCGAGTCGATCAAGGCGCTGGGCGAGTCGACCCGCACGCTCAGCGGCTCGCAGGACGACCTGTTCGCCACGGTCGACAGCGTGCAGAAGTTCACCACCATGCTCGCCGCCAATGACGCGCTCGTCGGCAAGCTCAACGACCAGCTCGCCGAGGTGTCGGGGTTCCTGGCGGGCGAGCGCGACGAGTTCGGCGCCGCGATGCACGAGCTGGCGGGCGCGCTGTCGTCGGTCGAGACCTTCATCAAGGACAACCGGGGCCGCATCAAGTCCAGTGTGGACAAGTTGCAGGGCACCGCCCAGCTGCTGTCGGACCAGCGCGCGTCGCTGGCCGAGGCGCTCGACGCGGCGCCGCTGGCACTGACGAACCTGCTCGCCGCCTACGACCCGACGACCGGGACGATCGACGGCCGCGGCAACCTCACCGAGTTCGTCGTCGCCAACCCGCCGCTGCCGCTGGTGGGTGGCCGGTGA
- a CDS encoding MCE family protein: MKPFRERDPVRVGVVGGVVMLVIGVLTFFWSDLPFLGGGTTYTAQFREAAGLRPNDEVRVAGVKVGAVTDVELSGNVVLISFRVSGVRVGDQTVAAIKIKTLLGQKNLNLDPRGGAEQNPDEPIPVSRTITPYDVTDAFGDLSKTVGEIDTGQLADSFKMLSQTFDSATPEEVRSALDGLSALSKTISSRDEELKKLLSGTGTFTKTIADRNAQFEALIKDGGILLEVISKRKESVSALLSGTKNLSQQLAGLVAENQAQLGPALEQLDRVSEVLQRNQQHLDKALRLAGPFYRLVGNAVGNGRWIDTYICGLVPAAGGGCVPAKPGGGR; encoded by the coding sequence ATGAAACCGTTCCGCGAACGCGATCCGGTCCGTGTCGGTGTGGTCGGCGGCGTGGTCATGCTGGTGATCGGCGTGCTGACGTTCTTCTGGTCCGACCTGCCCTTCCTCGGCGGCGGCACCACTTACACCGCGCAGTTCCGCGAGGCGGCGGGCCTGCGACCCAACGACGAGGTCCGGGTCGCCGGGGTGAAGGTCGGCGCCGTCACCGACGTCGAGCTGAGCGGCAACGTCGTGCTCATCAGCTTCCGGGTGTCCGGGGTGCGGGTCGGCGACCAGACCGTGGCCGCGATCAAGATCAAGACGCTGCTGGGGCAGAAGAACCTCAACCTCGACCCGCGCGGCGGCGCCGAGCAGAACCCCGACGAGCCGATCCCCGTGAGCCGCACGATCACGCCCTACGACGTGACCGACGCGTTCGGCGACCTCTCGAAGACGGTGGGCGAGATCGACACCGGCCAGCTCGCCGACAGCTTCAAGATGCTCTCGCAGACCTTCGACAGCGCCACGCCGGAGGAGGTCCGCTCGGCTCTCGACGGCCTGTCGGCGCTGTCCAAGACGATCTCCTCGCGCGATGAGGAACTGAAGAAGCTGCTCAGCGGAACCGGCACCTTCACCAAGACCATCGCCGACCGCAACGCCCAGTTCGAGGCACTGATCAAGGACGGCGGGATCCTGCTGGAGGTGATCAGCAAGCGCAAGGAGTCGGTGTCGGCGCTGCTCTCTGGCACGAAGAACCTGTCCCAGCAGCTCGCCGGTCTCGTCGCGGAGAACCAGGCCCAGCTCGGCCCCGCGCTCGAACAGCTCGACCGGGTGTCGGAGGTGCTGCAGCGCAACCAGCAGCATCTGGACAAGGCGCTGCGGCTGGCCGGGCCGTTCTACCGGCTGGTCGGCAACGCGGTCGGCAACGGGCGCTGGATCGACACCTACATCTGCGGGCTCGTGCCCGCCGCGGGCGGCGGCTGCGTTCCCGCGAAACCAGGAGGGGGTCGCTGA
- a CDS encoding MCE family protein: MRDLAGPLLKGVIFAVVTLLATLMLGITIANRNGGDTTTYKARFSDVTSLNNGDDVRMSGVRVGQVDDIEIVDGRTAEITFSVDRRWPLSVSTTAAIKFRNLIGQRYIALDRGPGEATPMAANGLIPLERTRPALDLTAMFNGFKPLFQALAPEDVNQLSFEIVQVLQGEGGTIQGLIQHTSSLTHALADKDKVIGQVVTNLNIVLDQVNSRGDALSTLVTTTQALVSGLAKDAEPIGEAIDGIAALTTSTAGLLQAGREPLRRDIDALGALSKSLADNTPEFEKFISALPGKYEAIGRTASYGSWLNLYLCGAASTAAPAPQLPGTVPVPVGIPVTDRRCMR, translated from the coding sequence ATGAGAGACCTCGCCGGACCCCTGCTCAAAGGGGTGATCTTCGCGGTGGTCACCCTGCTGGCCACGCTGATGCTCGGCATCACCATCGCCAACCGAAACGGCGGCGACACCACCACCTACAAGGCCCGGTTCAGCGACGTCACCTCGCTCAACAACGGCGATGACGTGCGCATGTCCGGGGTCCGGGTCGGCCAGGTCGACGACATCGAGATCGTCGACGGCCGCACCGCGGAGATCACCTTCTCGGTCGACCGCCGCTGGCCGCTGTCGGTGTCGACCACCGCGGCGATCAAGTTCCGCAACCTGATCGGCCAGCGCTACATCGCCTTGGACCGCGGCCCGGGGGAGGCCACCCCGATGGCGGCCAACGGGTTGATCCCGCTGGAGCGCACCCGGCCCGCGCTGGACCTCACCGCGATGTTCAACGGATTCAAGCCGCTGTTCCAGGCGTTGGCCCCAGAGGACGTCAACCAGCTGTCCTTCGAGATCGTGCAGGTGCTGCAGGGCGAAGGCGGCACCATCCAGGGCCTGATCCAGCACACCTCGTCGCTGACCCACGCGTTGGCCGACAAGGACAAGGTGATCGGCCAGGTGGTGACCAACCTCAACATCGTGCTCGACCAGGTGAACTCCCGCGGCGACGCGCTGTCCACTTTGGTCACCACGACCCAGGCGCTGGTGTCTGGGCTGGCCAAGGACGCCGAGCCGATCGGCGAGGCCATCGACGGCATCGCAGCCCTCACCACGAGCACCGCCGGGCTGCTGCAGGCGGGCCGCGAGCCGCTGCGCCGCGACATCGACGCACTCGGCGCGCTGTCGAAGTCCCTTGCGGACAACACCCCCGAGTTCGAGAAGTTCATCTCGGCGCTGCCGGGCAAGTACGAGGCCATCGGCCGGACCGCGTCCTACGGGTCCTGGCTGAACCTCTACCTGTGCGGGGCGGCGTCGACCGCCGCGCCAGCGCCGCAGCTGCCGGGGACGGTACCGGTTCCGGTGGGCATCCCGGTCACCGACAGGCGGTGTATGCGATGA
- a CDS encoding MCE family protein yields MEIARARLRSQVLGLVFILLMVVGGWFTIAIYQKQFSSDIPVTLRADRVGNQLKVNADVKVRGVIVGAVRSVTVTADGVDIGLAMDPDRLDQLPRNVTARLLPKTLFGQRYVSLILPDEPDRTRLGEDDVIEQDTSGKAIELEKALRDLMPVLQAVQPQKLASTLGAIAQALEGRGKPLGETMVALNSYLTELNPKMPQLQADITKFADTLESYREAGPEIVDALSDLTTTAKTLADQKDNVAALFSSVTGASDELRGFLDNNRTNLIGLSSASRPTLELLARYSPSFPCLFAAATALKPTVEQALGVGTNHPGLHVTLTVKPSRGAYLPGKDAPRYPAGGGPKCYQSGAGVQSTVPSSAGPNSPAEVRFLKELLAVTTGESPESVPDWSGLLVGPLLRGAEVTLK; encoded by the coding sequence ATGGAAATCGCACGCGCGCGGCTGCGCAGCCAGGTTCTCGGCCTGGTGTTCATCCTGCTGATGGTCGTCGGCGGCTGGTTCACCATCGCGATCTACCAGAAGCAGTTCAGCTCCGACATCCCCGTGACCCTGCGCGCCGACCGGGTCGGCAACCAGCTCAAGGTCAACGCCGACGTGAAGGTGCGCGGCGTGATCGTCGGCGCGGTCCGCTCGGTCACGGTCACCGCGGACGGTGTCGACATCGGACTCGCGATGGACCCCGACCGGCTCGACCAACTGCCCCGCAACGTCACGGCGCGGCTGCTGCCCAAGACCCTGTTCGGCCAGCGCTACGTCAGCCTGATCCTTCCCGATGAGCCCGACCGGACCAGGCTGGGCGAGGACGACGTCATCGAGCAGGACACCAGCGGCAAGGCCATCGAACTGGAGAAGGCCCTGCGCGACCTGATGCCGGTGCTGCAGGCGGTGCAGCCGCAGAAGCTGGCCAGCACGCTCGGCGCCATCGCCCAGGCGCTGGAGGGCCGGGGCAAGCCGCTGGGCGAGACGATGGTCGCGCTCAACTCCTACCTCACCGAGCTGAACCCGAAGATGCCGCAGCTACAGGCCGACATCACCAAGTTCGCCGACACGCTGGAGAGCTACCGGGAGGCGGGACCGGAGATCGTCGACGCGCTGTCGGACCTGACCACGACCGCCAAGACGTTGGCCGACCAGAAGGACAACGTCGCCGCGCTGTTCTCCTCGGTCACCGGCGCGTCCGACGAGCTGCGCGGGTTCCTCGACAACAACCGCACCAACCTGATCGGGCTGTCCTCGGCGAGCAGGCCGACACTGGAGCTGCTGGCGCGCTACTCGCCGTCGTTCCCGTGTTTGTTCGCCGCCGCGACCGCGCTCAAACCCACCGTCGAGCAGGCGCTGGGCGTGGGCACCAACCACCCAGGACTGCACGTGACACTGACCGTCAAACCGTCGCGGGGCGCGTATCTGCCCGGCAAGGACGCCCCGCGCTACCCCGCGGGCGGGGGACCGAAGTGCTACCAGTCGGGGGCGGGGGTCCAGTCGACCGTGCCGTCCTCGGCCGGGCCGAACTCGCCCGCCGAGGTGCGGTTCCTCAAGGAGCTGCTGGCGGTGACGACCGGTGAGTCGCCGGAGTCGGTGCCGGACTGGAGCGGGCTGCTCGTCGGACCGCTGCTGCGCGGAGCGGAGGTGACGCTGAAATGA
- a CDS encoding ABC transporter permease, translating to MTAITGRHRRAVQRSINGLERLGDQLWFYLRALAWTPFALRRYFRECVRLLAEVSFGSGALAVIGGTIGVMVGMCVFTGTVVGLQGFSALNQIGTSAFAGFLSAYFNTREIAPLVAALALSSTVGSGFTAQLGAMRISEEIDALEVMAVRSLPYLVTTRIIAGFIAIIPLYVIGLLTSYIAARTTTVEIYGQSAGTYDHYFSLFLPPEDVLWSFVKVLIFSVAIILTHCFYGYRATGGPAGVGVAVGRSVRTAIVLVSVLDFFLSLAIWGATTTVRVAG from the coding sequence GTGACCGCGATAACGGGGCGGCACCGCCGCGCGGTCCAGCGCTCGATCAACGGCCTGGAGCGCCTGGGCGACCAGCTGTGGTTCTACCTGCGGGCGCTGGCCTGGACGCCGTTCGCGCTGCGCCGCTACTTCCGGGAGTGCGTGCGCCTGCTCGCCGAGGTCAGCTTCGGCAGCGGCGCGCTGGCGGTCATCGGCGGCACCATCGGCGTGATGGTCGGCATGTGCGTGTTCACCGGCACCGTCGTCGGCCTCCAGGGCTTCTCCGCGCTGAACCAGATCGGCACGTCGGCGTTCGCGGGCTTCCTGTCGGCCTACTTCAACACCCGGGAGATCGCACCGCTCGTCGCCGCGCTCGCGCTGTCGTCCACCGTCGGCTCCGGCTTCACCGCGCAGCTCGGCGCGATGCGGATCTCCGAGGAGATCGACGCGCTGGAGGTGATGGCCGTGCGCAGCCTGCCGTACCTGGTGACCACCCGGATCATCGCCGGGTTCATCGCGATCATCCCGCTGTACGTGATCGGCCTGCTCACCTCCTACATCGCCGCCCGCACCACGACCGTCGAGATCTACGGGCAGTCGGCGGGCACCTACGACCACTACTTCTCGCTGTTCCTCCCACCGGAGGACGTGCTCTGGTCGTTCGTGAAGGTGCTGATCTTCAGCGTCGCGATCATCCTCACGCACTGCTTCTACGGCTACCGCGCCACCGGCGGGCCCGCGGGCGTCGGCGTCGCGGTGGGCCGGTCGGTGCGCACGGCGATCGTGCTGGTCAGCGTGCTCGACTTCTTCCTGAGCCTGGCCATCTGGGGCGCGACGACGACGGTACGGGTGGCGGGCTGA
- a CDS encoding ABC transporter permease: protein MGLDVVVGMFRGPFQAREFIQQFWFIASVSILPAALVSIPFGAVITLQLGSLTSQIGAESFNGAASVLAVIQQASPIVTTLIVAGAGGSAICADLGSRTIREEIDAMQVLGVSPIQRLVVPRVQAAMLVAVLLNGMVSVVGVCGGYFFNVIMQDGTPGAFLASFSALAQLPDLWVGELKAAIFGFLAGLVAAYRGLNPKGGPKGVGDAVNQSVVITFLLLFFVNFIISVVYLRIVPAKGA from the coding sequence ATGGGGCTCGACGTCGTCGTCGGCATGTTCCGCGGCCCGTTCCAGGCCCGCGAGTTCATCCAGCAGTTCTGGTTCATCGCCAGCGTCTCCATCCTGCCCGCCGCGCTGGTCTCCATCCCGTTCGGCGCGGTGATCACCCTGCAGCTCGGCTCGCTGACCAGCCAGATCGGCGCGGAGTCGTTCAACGGGGCGGCGAGCGTGCTGGCGGTGATCCAGCAGGCCAGCCCGATCGTGACGACGTTGATCGTGGCGGGCGCGGGCGGCTCGGCCATCTGCGCCGACCTGGGCTCGCGCACCATCCGCGAGGAGATCGACGCGATGCAGGTGCTCGGCGTGTCGCCGATCCAACGCCTGGTCGTCCCGCGCGTCCAGGCCGCGATGCTCGTGGCCGTGCTGCTCAACGGGATGGTCAGCGTCGTCGGCGTGTGCGGCGGCTACTTCTTCAACGTGATCATGCAGGACGGCACGCCCGGCGCGTTCCTCGCGAGCTTCTCCGCACTCGCGCAGCTGCCCGACCTGTGGGTCGGGGAGCTGAAGGCGGCGATCTTCGGGTTCCTGGCCGGGCTCGTGGCCGCCTACCGCGGCCTGAACCCCAAGGGCGGCCCGAAAGGCGTCGGTGACGCGGTCAACCAGTCCGTCGTCATCACCTTCCTGTTGCTGTTCTTCGTCAACTTCATCATCAGCGTGGTCTACCTGCGCATCGTCCCCGCGAAAGGAGCGTGA
- a CDS encoding ABC transporter ATP-binding protein, giving the protein MGVEVVVEGLSKSFGRQSIWRDVTLTLPAGEVTALLGPSGTGKSVFLKCLIGLLKPQHGRVVINGVDLCHCSERELYEIRKLFGVLFQDGALFGSMNLFDNVAFPLREHTKKSEAEIKRIVLDKLELTGLQGAEKKLPGEISGGMRKRAGLARALVLDPEIILCDEPDSGLDPVRTAYLSQLLIDLNAQIDATILIVTHNINLARTVPDNLGMLFRKELVMFGPREVLLTSDEPVVEQFLNGRRLGPIGMSEEKDAAQMALEQAHVEAGHADGSSFEDVRGVVPQIEPTPGMPVRDAVRRRRNRVLAMLHTLPESAQHGVLASLNREEPGRYDDYARQVAAERVAARGSHPPSSHPTPPAPQTRPAPRPHPSQAPDSPSGQAGRLGPPLPQRTRPSTQDTRRPEGRP; this is encoded by the coding sequence ATGGGCGTCGAAGTCGTCGTCGAGGGACTGAGCAAGTCCTTCGGCCGCCAGTCCATCTGGCGCGACGTCACTCTGACCCTGCCCGCGGGCGAGGTGACGGCCTTGCTCGGCCCGTCGGGCACCGGCAAGTCGGTGTTCCTCAAGTGCCTCATCGGCCTGCTCAAGCCGCAGCACGGCCGGGTGGTGATCAACGGGGTCGACCTGTGCCACTGCTCGGAGCGCGAGCTGTACGAGATCCGCAAGCTCTTCGGCGTCCTGTTCCAGGATGGCGCGCTGTTCGGGTCGATGAATCTCTTCGACAACGTGGCGTTCCCGCTGCGTGAGCACACGAAGAAGTCCGAGGCCGAGATCAAGCGGATCGTGCTGGACAAGCTTGAGTTGACCGGTTTGCAGGGCGCGGAGAAGAAGCTTCCCGGTGAGATCTCCGGTGGTATGCGTAAACGCGCGGGTCTGGCGCGGGCGTTGGTCCTCGACCCGGAGATCATTCTGTGTGACGAGCCGGACTCGGGTCTGGACCCGGTCCGCACGGCGTATCTGTCGCAGTTGCTTATCGATCTGAACGCGCAGATCGACGCCACCATTCTCATCGTCACGCACAACATCAACCTGGCGCGCACGGTGCCGGACAACCTGGGCATGTTGTTCCGCAAGGAATTGGTCATGTTCGGTCCGCGCGAGGTGTTGCTGACCAGCGATGAGCCTGTGGTGGAGCAGTTCCTCAACGGTCGTCGGCTCGGGCCGATCGGCATGTCCGAGGAGAAGGACGCCGCCCAGATGGCGCTGGAACAGGCGCACGTCGAGGCCGGGCACGCCGACGGATCGTCGTTCGAGGACGTGCGCGGCGTGGTGCCGCAGATCGAGCCGACGCCAGGCATGCCCGTCCGCGACGCGGTTCGCAGGCGCCGCAACCGGGTGCTCGCGATGCTGCACACGCTGCCGGAGAGCGCCCAGCACGGGGTGCTCGCCTCCTTGAACCGCGAGGAGCCCGGCCGCTACGACGACTACGCCCGCCAGGTCGCCGCCGAACGCGTCGCCGCGCGCGGCAGCCACCCGCCGAGCAGCCACCCGACACCGCCCGCGCCGCAGACCAGGCCTGCTCCAAGGCCGCACCCGTCGCAGGCGCCGGACTCGCCGTCCGGCCAGGCGGGCAGGCTGGGGCCGCCGCTGCCGCAGCGGACGCGCCCGTCCACTCAGGACACCCGGCGGCCGGAGGGGCGACCGTGA